The following are from one region of the Moritella sp. 24 genome:
- a CDS encoding LysR substrate-binding domain-containing protein — protein sequence MKLPPLRALQCFEAVARFNSFSKAADQLNITQSAVSHQVRLLEEHLGESMFHRKGRTLSLTNMGERYYEEVSQSLANISTASQQIREGKSGKIRLALYSSLAVKWLIPRLDNLRQQYPEIDLSLNMVADEPDCSDQVADCFITVNPPKRNFVSQFLYAERLYPVCGKKIWQQIQDQSLPEALWQYPLLSVQSVFPDDELGEDWQRWCELGGFSLPAEAKMNYFSHMLMAAEAARYDQGITLLNHYLMNDQDRQHNFVRIPMHEILTGDNFYFVYKKSRAKQTDILKLGRWLEQQCYDQEQ from the coding sequence ATGAAACTTCCCCCGTTACGTGCACTGCAATGTTTTGAAGCGGTAGCCCGTTTTAACAGTTTTTCAAAAGCAGCTGACCAACTTAATATTACGCAAAGTGCAGTGAGTCATCAGGTACGTTTATTAGAAGAGCACTTGGGTGAATCTATGTTTCACCGCAAGGGACGGACTTTGTCATTAACGAATATGGGCGAGCGTTATTACGAAGAGGTGAGTCAGTCATTAGCGAACATATCCACGGCCAGCCAACAGATCCGAGAGGGTAAGTCGGGCAAGATCCGTTTAGCCTTATATAGTTCATTAGCAGTAAAGTGGCTGATCCCACGGTTAGACAATTTACGACAACAATATCCCGAGATCGACTTGTCATTAAACATGGTTGCGGATGAACCTGATTGCAGTGATCAAGTGGCCGATTGTTTTATTACCGTGAACCCGCCGAAACGTAACTTTGTGAGTCAGTTTTTGTATGCCGAACGTTTGTATCCAGTGTGTGGTAAAAAGATCTGGCAGCAGATCCAAGATCAATCGCTACCCGAAGCATTATGGCAATACCCGTTATTGTCGGTGCAATCTGTGTTTCCCGATGATGAACTTGGAGAAGATTGGCAACGCTGGTGTGAGTTAGGCGGATTTTCGTTACCCGCAGAAGCCAAGATGAACTACTTTAGTCACATGCTTATGGCGGCAGAAGCAGCGCGCTATGATCAGGGCATAACTTTACTTAATCATTATTTGATGAACGATCAGGATAGACAGCATAACTTTGTGCGTATCCCTATGCACGAGATCTTAACGGGTGATAACTTCTATTTTGTGTACAAAAAATCACGGGCGAAACAAACGGATATTTTGAAACTTGGTCGCTGGCTTGAACAACAATGCTATGACCAAGAACAGTAG
- a CDS encoding FAD-dependent 2-octaprenylphenol hydroxylase has protein sequence MQSYDIAVVGGGMVGLAFAAALKETTLKIVVIEGNEINRELGESPELRVSALSRASQNILQNLDVWSGIESRRHQSYDAMQVWDRNGFGHIDFDAEALMTDSLGHLVENKVIQLALLEQVEKASNITLLTGTRISKLSRGDNAGWLTLEGQEPVYAKLIVGADGANSWTRSQVKIPLTTWDYNHHAIVANIRTVEPHQSCARQIFNPEGPLAFLPLWQPDLCSIVWSLPPERATELLAMDDAEFNKQLTVAFDGRLGLCKVEGQRQAFPLKMRYARSFAAERVALIGDAAHTIHPLAGQGVNLGLLDAASLAQCVLENHLANKDLGTHANLRKFERWRKAEAAVMISSMEGLKRLFSGGHPAKRIFRDIGLTLSNTLPGLKQTFIKRAMGLDGELPDLAKSDRTR, from the coding sequence ATGCAATCTTATGATATTGCGGTTGTTGGCGGTGGCATGGTTGGACTTGCTTTTGCTGCAGCGTTAAAGGAAACCACCCTTAAGATCGTGGTTATTGAAGGTAATGAGATTAATCGTGAATTAGGTGAATCGCCTGAATTACGCGTGAGCGCGCTAAGTCGTGCAAGCCAAAACATATTACAAAACTTAGATGTGTGGTCTGGTATCGAAAGCCGCCGCCATCAAAGTTATGACGCAATGCAAGTGTGGGATCGCAATGGCTTTGGTCATATCGATTTTGACGCAGAAGCATTGATGACAGACAGCTTAGGTCATTTAGTTGAAAACAAAGTGATCCAATTAGCACTGTTAGAGCAAGTTGAAAAAGCCAGTAACATTACCTTATTAACAGGTACACGTATTAGTAAGCTAAGCCGTGGCGATAACGCTGGTTGGTTAACGCTAGAAGGTCAAGAACCAGTTTATGCGAAGTTAATCGTGGGTGCTGATGGTGCGAATTCGTGGACGCGTTCACAAGTGAAAATTCCGCTGACGACATGGGATTATAATCACCATGCAATCGTTGCGAATATTCGTACTGTTGAACCGCATCAATCTTGTGCTCGTCAGATCTTTAATCCAGAAGGCCCATTAGCGTTTTTACCGTTATGGCAACCGGATCTGTGTTCGATCGTATGGTCATTACCACCCGAACGCGCAACAGAATTATTGGCAATGGACGACGCTGAGTTTAACAAACAGCTTACCGTGGCTTTTGATGGTCGTTTAGGCTTATGTAAAGTGGAAGGTCAGCGTCAAGCATTCCCGCTTAAAATGCGTTATGCCCGTAGCTTTGCTGCCGAGCGTGTGGCATTAATTGGTGATGCAGCCCATACCATTCATCCATTAGCCGGGCAGGGGGTGAACCTTGGTTTACTCGATGCCGCGAGTCTGGCGCAATGTGTACTTGAAAACCACCTTGCCAATAAAGACTTAGGAACACATGCTAACTTGCGTAAATTTGAACGCTGGCGTAAAGCTGAAGCAGCAGTGATGATTTCGAGTATGGAAGGACTAAAACGCTTATTTAGTGGTGGTCATCCTGCCAAGCGTATTTTCCGTGATATTGGTTTAACGCTATCGAATACATTACCTGGGCTAAAGCAAACTTTCATTAAACGTGCGATGGGTTTGGATGGTGAGCTACCTGATCTCGCGAAATCAGATCGCACTCGCTGA
- a CDS encoding tetratricopeptide repeat protein — MSLINKLTAKLSNKSPASADPIILPETAFTHEQHAQRNTEFSQRYHAYTNPQQAFEFCRAQADEGVVMALYLLALQYEQGDGQQTYLSQAVNCYQRAADCDHPESLFNLALLQLQGQLGKPNSVRAFSYFEQAAKLGLVQAQYNLASMLDQGSGCFQDQQAAFDWYNKAAAQGFTQAWQNIAVMYYRGEGVDKDKLKAYAWTLLAAKAGVEEAVAAEPEMTQALNSTEILVGKAQFDHLQQGFLAYLPIETRFEG; from the coding sequence ATGTCTTTAATAAACAAGTTAACGGCAAAGCTGAGCAATAAGTCACCCGCTTCAGCAGACCCTATCATCTTGCCAGAAACGGCTTTTACCCACGAACAGCATGCACAGCGTAATACAGAATTTAGCCAGCGTTACCACGCTTATACCAACCCACAACAAGCCTTTGAATTTTGTCGAGCACAAGCCGATGAAGGTGTTGTTATGGCCCTGTATTTATTAGCGCTGCAATATGAGCAAGGTGATGGTCAGCAAACGTATTTAAGCCAAGCGGTTAACTGTTATCAACGTGCAGCTGATTGTGATCATCCTGAGTCGTTGTTTAATTTAGCGTTATTGCAATTACAAGGGCAACTGGGTAAACCAAATTCAGTCCGTGCATTTAGCTATTTTGAGCAAGCCGCTAAATTAGGTTTAGTACAGGCACAGTATAATTTGGCCAGTATGTTGGATCAGGGATCTGGTTGTTTTCAAGATCAACAAGCGGCATTTGATTGGTACAACAAAGCGGCTGCGCAAGGGTTTACCCAAGCGTGGCAGAACATTGCGGTGATGTACTACCGTGGTGAAGGCGTTGATAAAGATAAATTAAAGGCGTATGCCTGGACATTATTAGCAGCAAAAGCAGGTGTTGAAGAAGCGGTTGCTGCAGAACCAGAGATGACACAAGCGTTAAACTCGACCGAAATATTGGTGGGTAAAGCGCAATTTGATCACTTACAGCAAGGCTTTTTAGCTTACTTGCCAATCGAAACCCGATTTGAAGGTTAA
- the gcvH gene encoding glycine cleavage system protein GcvH, protein MSNIPAELKYASSHEWVRNEGDGTYTVGISDHAQGLLGDMVFVDLPDVGDEVEAGEDCAVGESVKAASDIYAPISGEVVEINEELEDSPELVNSDAFTEGWLFRIKASDESELENLLDADAYAASIED, encoded by the coding sequence ATGAGTAATATCCCAGCTGAACTAAAATATGCATCTTCACACGAATGGGTTCGTAACGAAGGCGACGGTACTTACACTGTCGGTATTTCTGACCATGCTCAAGGCCTTTTGGGTGACATGGTATTCGTTGACTTACCAGACGTAGGTGATGAAGTTGAAGCAGGCGAAGATTGCGCAGTAGGCGAATCTGTTAAAGCTGCATCAGACATCTACGCGCCAATCTCAGGTGAAGTTGTAGAAATTAACGAAGAATTAGAAGATTCTCCAGAGTTAGTAAACTCGGATGCATTCACTGAAGGTTGGTTATTCCGTATCAAAGCATCTGACGAGAGCGAGTTAGAAAACTTGCTAGACGCTGATGCTTACGCTGCGTCAATCGAAGACTAA
- the gcvT gene encoding glycine cleavage system aminomethyltransferase GcvT, producing the protein MAQQTVLFPKHVEAGAKMVDFHGWDMPINYGSQIAEHNAVREDAGMFDVSHMTIVDIKGSDAKSFLRYLLANDVAKLTVSGKALYTGMLQQDGGVIDDLIVYFFNDEYYRLVVNSATRVKDLAWINKQAAEFSVNVTELPELSMIAVQGPKAKEKAATVFTAEQNAAVEGMKPFFGVQAGSLFIATTGYTGEAGYEIVVPQEEACDLWQKLVDAGVQPAGLGARDTLRLEAGMNLYGLDMDETVSPLAANMGWTIAWEPQERDFIGRAALTAQKAEGTDKLVGLVLEAKGVLRTGQKVVFTNAAGEACEGVITSGSFSPTLGFSIAFARVPASIGETAEVEMRKKFVQVAVTKPAFVRNGKKLV; encoded by the coding sequence ATGGCTCAACAAACAGTACTGTTCCCGAAGCACGTAGAAGCAGGGGCAAAAATGGTGGACTTTCATGGTTGGGATATGCCAATCAATTACGGTTCCCAGATTGCTGAACATAATGCTGTACGCGAAGATGCGGGTATGTTCGATGTGTCACACATGACCATCGTTGATATCAAAGGCTCTGACGCTAAGTCGTTCTTACGTTATTTACTTGCCAATGATGTGGCAAAATTAACTGTTTCTGGTAAAGCTCTTTATACCGGAATGTTACAACAAGATGGTGGGGTTATTGATGACCTTATCGTTTACTTCTTCAATGATGAATACTACCGCCTCGTGGTAAATTCAGCTACTCGTGTTAAAGATCTAGCATGGATCAACAAACAAGCTGCAGAGTTCTCTGTAAACGTAACTGAATTACCTGAACTGTCTATGATTGCAGTGCAGGGCCCGAAAGCAAAAGAAAAAGCCGCTACTGTATTCACAGCTGAGCAAAACGCTGCTGTTGAAGGCATGAAGCCTTTCTTTGGTGTACAAGCGGGTAGTTTGTTTATTGCTACAACGGGTTATACCGGTGAAGCAGGTTATGAGATTGTCGTTCCACAAGAAGAAGCTTGCGATTTATGGCAGAAGCTTGTGGACGCAGGTGTTCAACCAGCAGGTTTAGGCGCACGTGATACGTTACGTCTAGAAGCTGGTATGAACCTTTATGGTTTAGATATGGATGAAACTGTATCGCCGCTAGCCGCTAACATGGGCTGGACGATTGCTTGGGAACCACAAGAACGTGACTTTATTGGTCGCGCAGCACTAACAGCTCAAAAAGCTGAAGGTACTGACAAACTTGTTGGTTTAGTGCTTGAAGCAAAAGGTGTATTACGTACTGGTCAAAAAGTCGTATTCACTAATGCAGCAGGCGAAGCATGTGAAGGTGTTATCACAAGTGGTAGCTTCTCACCAACGTTAGGTTTTAGTATTGCATTTGCACGTGTTCCAGCATCAATCGGTGAAACGGCTGAAGTTGAAATGCGTAAAAAGTTTGTACAAGTTGCAGTGACTAAACCAGCGTTCGTTCGTAATGGTAAAAAACTAGTTTAG
- the ubiH gene encoding 2-octaprenyl-6-methoxyphenyl hydroxylase, whose protein sequence is MSVVEYDIAIVGAGMVGATLAHAVSQIKREDGCQLSIALIDANPPTTSNHPGFDARVIALSYGSQQILTQFNLWDKIAPTATAIKHIHVSDRGHWGFTRLDHSEYNISALGQVIELQTTGHILQQDLASTDNIKWYCPNQLVSLDRQIDHTDLTLDDGQQLRCKLLVGADGNNSMVRQLTNVPIEVTDFEQTAIIANVTTSKAHESKAYERFTDTGPLALLPMTDQRSSLVWSVRTDEVGAIMALSDDAFLSRLQQRFGYRLGKFIKTGQRFSYPLLLTEALEPTQHRSVVIGNAAHALHPIAGQGYNLGLRDVAVLHHQIEQAFLAEQDLGDQAVTKGYWKKRQGDHQTTIWMTTSLATLFANNYAPLVAGRNLALHTMGYKPEYKRVLARQALGAFKLF, encoded by the coding sequence ATGTCAGTGGTTGAATATGATATTGCAATTGTTGGGGCCGGTATGGTCGGTGCGACACTTGCGCACGCAGTAAGCCAAATTAAACGCGAAGATGGGTGTCAGTTATCTATTGCATTAATTGATGCAAATCCGCCTACAACCAGTAACCATCCTGGTTTTGATGCACGTGTCATTGCGCTATCTTACGGTTCACAACAGATCTTAACGCAGTTTAACTTGTGGGATAAGATCGCTCCTACAGCGACAGCCATTAAACATATTCATGTGTCTGATCGTGGTCACTGGGGTTTTACACGTCTTGATCACAGTGAATATAATATTTCCGCATTAGGGCAAGTTATTGAGCTGCAAACCACTGGGCACATTTTACAACAAGATCTGGCTAGTACTGACAATATAAAATGGTATTGCCCAAACCAGCTCGTTAGCCTAGATCGTCAAATCGATCATACCGACCTAACCCTTGATGACGGCCAGCAATTACGCTGTAAGTTATTAGTCGGTGCCGACGGTAACAACTCAATGGTTCGTCAGTTAACGAATGTGCCAATTGAAGTCACTGATTTTGAACAAACAGCGATCATTGCCAATGTGACCACAAGTAAAGCCCATGAAAGTAAAGCTTACGAGCGTTTTACTGACACGGGGCCATTGGCATTATTACCAATGACAGATCAACGCAGTTCATTAGTATGGTCTGTACGTACAGATGAAGTTGGCGCGATCATGGCATTAAGTGATGATGCATTCTTATCTCGCTTACAACAGCGTTTTGGTTATCGTTTAGGTAAATTTATTAAAACGGGCCAACGTTTTTCTTATCCGCTGTTGTTAACAGAAGCGTTAGAACCAACTCAACATCGTAGTGTTGTGATTGGTAATGCAGCACATGCCTTACACCCAATTGCAGGGCAGGGTTATAACTTAGGCCTGCGCGATGTGGCAGTATTGCATCACCAAATTGAACAAGCGTTTTTAGCCGAGCAAGACTTGGGCGACCAAGCCGTGACTAAAGGTTATTGGAAAAAACGTCAAGGCGATCATCAAACAACGATTTGGATGACGACGTCATTAGCGACCTTATTTGCGAATAACTATGCACCGCTGGTGGCAGGTCGTAATTTAGCCCTGCATACCATGGGTTATAAACCAGAATATAAACGCGTATTAGCACGCCAAGCACTTGGCGCGTTCAAGCTATTTTAA
- the gcvP gene encoding aminomethyl-transferring glycine dehydrogenase, whose translation MKTHTPLAQLEQIDNFARRHIGPCETETKAMLTKVGAESLEDLIQQTVPSSILLAEDVVAGRQLSEVAALQELKAIAAKNTVNKSYIGMGYYGTNVPNVILRNVFENPGWYTAYTPYQPEIAQGRLEALLNFQTMTCDLTGMDLASASLLDEATAAAEAMAMCKRVSKNKKCDNFFIADSVHPQVADVMIERAEHFGFTVIQGPAETAPEHDLFGAVLQYPGTNGDVTDISDIIAAIQAKKGVVAVGSDLLALTRIKSPAELGADMAFGSSQRFGVPMGYGGPHAAFFATCDKHKRSMPGRIIGVSKDTHGKPALRMAMQTREQHIRREKANSNICTAQVLLANMAGFYATYHGPEGLKDIAKRVHRFTDLLAAGLVKGGLSLTNNTWFDTITVQLDNDQLDNKEKVVTRALAAGINFRLDAEHQVGISIDETITQADLVTLFDVLLGDDHGISIDVLEAELAATGSTSIPASVERESAFLTHPVFNSHHSETEMMRYIKSLENKDLALNHSMISLGSCTMKLNAVAEMIPVTWPEFSNMHPFCPADQAVGYKVMIDLLEDWLVSITGYDSICMQPNSGAQGEYAGLLAIHKYHESRGESHRNICLIPSSAHGTNPASAQMAGLKVVVTKCDENGNVDVEDLREKAIELKDNLSCIMITYPSTHGVYEETIKEICEIIHDNGGQVYMDGANMNAQVALTSPGSMGSDVSHLNLHKTFAIPHGGGGPGMGPIGVKAHLAPFVAGHAVADTGKESRNNGAVSAAQFGSASILPITWMYINMLGTQGLKASTQTAILNANYLAQNLDPLFPVLYKGRNDRVAHECIIDLRPLKEATGITESDVAKRLMDYGFHAPTMSFPVAGTLMIEPTESESKAELDRFIEAMTSIRAEIAKIEAGDLTAEQSPLHHAPHTLADIVDANWDRAYDRETAVYPVAYVKKDKFWPTVNRIDDVYGDRNLFCSCPPVESYND comes from the coding sequence ATGAAAACCCATACCCCACTTGCCCAGTTAGAGCAGATTGATAATTTCGCCCGTCGCCACATTGGCCCTTGCGAAACAGAAACTAAAGCCATGTTAACGAAAGTTGGCGCTGAATCTTTAGAAGACCTTATTCAACAAACCGTTCCAAGCTCAATCTTATTGGCAGAAGACGTTGTTGCTGGCCGCCAGTTATCAGAAGTTGCAGCACTGCAAGAATTAAAAGCCATCGCAGCCAAGAACACAGTAAACAAAAGCTACATTGGTATGGGCTATTACGGTACCAATGTACCGAATGTTATCCTACGTAACGTATTCGAAAATCCAGGCTGGTACACGGCATACACGCCTTACCAACCAGAAATTGCACAAGGTCGTTTAGAAGCTCTTCTTAACTTCCAAACCATGACTTGTGATTTAACAGGCATGGATTTAGCAAGCGCATCTTTACTTGACGAAGCAACAGCAGCAGCTGAAGCAATGGCAATGTGTAAGCGTGTTTCTAAAAACAAAAAATGCGATAACTTCTTTATCGCCGACAGCGTACACCCACAAGTAGCTGACGTGATGATCGAACGTGCAGAGCACTTCGGTTTCACTGTTATTCAAGGCCCAGCAGAAACAGCGCCTGAGCATGACTTGTTTGGTGCCGTGCTACAGTACCCAGGTACGAACGGTGACGTAACAGATATCAGCGATATTATTGCTGCTATCCAAGCTAAAAAAGGTGTTGTTGCAGTTGGTTCTGATTTATTAGCGCTTACACGCATTAAATCACCAGCAGAACTTGGCGCAGACATGGCGTTTGGTAGTTCACAACGCTTTGGTGTTCCAATGGGTTATGGCGGTCCACACGCGGCTTTCTTTGCTACATGTGACAAGCATAAGCGTTCTATGCCAGGTCGTATCATTGGTGTTTCTAAAGACACACATGGTAAACCAGCACTACGTATGGCGATGCAAACGCGTGAGCAACACATCCGCCGTGAAAAAGCGAACTCAAACATTTGTACAGCGCAGGTACTACTAGCGAACATGGCTGGTTTCTACGCAACATATCACGGTCCAGAAGGCCTGAAAGATATTGCTAAGCGTGTACACCGTTTCACTGATTTATTAGCAGCAGGTCTTGTTAAAGGTGGTTTAAGCCTAACAAACAACACTTGGTTCGATACAATCACTGTACAGCTAGACAACGACCAGTTAGACAACAAAGAAAAAGTTGTTACGCGCGCACTTGCTGCAGGCATTAACTTCCGTCTTGACGCTGAACATCAAGTGGGTATCAGCATTGATGAAACAATCACGCAAGCTGACCTAGTGACATTATTCGACGTATTACTTGGCGATGACCACGGTATCTCGATTGATGTACTAGAAGCTGAATTAGCGGCAACGGGTAGCACATCTATCCCTGCGTCAGTTGAGCGTGAATCTGCATTCCTAACACACCCAGTATTTAACTCTCATCATTCAGAAACAGAAATGATGCGTTATATTAAATCTCTGGAAAATAAAGATTTAGCCCTTAACCATTCAATGATTTCATTAGGCTCTTGTACGATGAAACTGAATGCAGTTGCAGAAATGATCCCAGTAACATGGCCTGAATTCAGCAACATGCACCCGTTCTGCCCAGCAGATCAAGCGGTTGGTTATAAAGTGATGATTGACCTGCTAGAAGACTGGTTAGTTAGCATCACAGGTTACGATTCAATTTGTATGCAACCTAACTCGGGTGCGCAAGGTGAATATGCTGGTCTATTAGCAATCCACAAATACCATGAGTCTCGTGGTGAATCACATCGTAACATTTGTCTTATCCCTAGCTCTGCGCACGGTACTAACCCTGCATCAGCGCAAATGGCGGGTCTGAAAGTTGTTGTAACTAAGTGTGATGAAAACGGTAACGTTGACGTTGAAGACTTACGTGAAAAAGCGATTGAACTGAAAGACAACCTTTCTTGCATCATGATCACGTACCCATCGACTCACGGTGTATACGAAGAAACGATTAAAGAAATCTGTGAAATAATTCATGACAACGGCGGCCAAGTTTACATGGACGGCGCGAACATGAACGCACAGGTGGCACTGACTTCACCGGGTTCTATGGGTTCTGACGTTTCTCACCTTAACCTACATAAAACATTCGCTATCCCACACGGTGGCGGTGGTCCAGGTATGGGTCCTATCGGCGTGAAAGCACACCTTGCACCATTTGTTGCTGGTCACGCTGTTGCAGACACTGGTAAAGAAAGCCGTAACAACGGTGCGGTATCTGCTGCACAGTTCGGTAGCGCAAGCATCTTGCCTATTACGTGGATGTACATCAACATGTTAGGTACACAGGGCCTGAAAGCGTCTACACAGACAGCTATCTTAAACGCTAACTACCTAGCTCAAAACTTAGACCCACTGTTCCCAGTGCTTTATAAAGGCCGTAATGATCGTGTTGCTCATGAGTGCATCATTGATTTACGCCCACTTAAAGAAGCGACTGGTATTACAGAGTCTGATGTTGCTAAACGTCTAATGGATTATGGTTTCCACGCGCCAACAATGAGCTTCCCAGTTGCGGGTACGTTAATGATTGAGCCAACTGAATCAGAATCTAAAGCTGAACTAGATCGTTTCATCGAAGCAATGACAAGCATCCGTGCTGAAATCGCTAAGATTGAAGCGGGTGATTTGACTGCAGAACAAAGTCCATTACATCACGCTCCACATACACTAGCTGAT
- a CDS encoding UPF0149 family protein, with the protein MDKVKLPLFADVNAQLQQSDLLVNPADVHGVICGLLCGGVKLDSKAWLAPFDELINEGLGIPDSLESILADVYNGSEAALKDMTLGFELLIPDMDQPLETRMEALAEWVQGFLGGFGMVHSTSTKASDDVKELIADFASIAQMDVDTDDDSNEAEEAFYEIVEYVRMGATYCFNELSDGDVKAAPVLH; encoded by the coding sequence ATGGATAAAGTTAAACTTCCTCTTTTTGCTGACGTAAATGCGCAGTTACAACAAAGTGATTTATTAGTGAACCCTGCCGATGTGCACGGTGTGATCTGTGGTCTATTATGTGGCGGCGTTAAGCTAGACAGCAAAGCATGGTTGGCTCCGTTTGACGAGTTAATCAACGAAGGCCTTGGTATTCCTGATTCACTTGAATCAATACTGGCTGACGTTTATAACGGCAGTGAAGCAGCACTAAAAGACATGACATTAGGCTTTGAACTGTTGATCCCTGATATGGACCAACCGTTAGAAACGCGTATGGAAGCATTAGCTGAATGGGTACAAGGTTTCCTTGGCGGTTTTGGTATGGTGCACTCAACATCAACGAAAGCCAGCGATGACGTAAAAGAACTGATTGCTGACTTCGCTAGTATCGCGCAAATGGACGTTGATACTGACGATGACAGCAACGAAGCGGAAGAAGCCTTTTACGAGATCGTAGAATACGTTCGTATGGGTGCAACATATTGTTTTAATGAATTAAGTGACGGTGACGTTAAAGCTGCACCTGTGCTACATTAA